tgtgtgtgtgtgtgtgtgaactGAAACTGTGAATGTTTCATCTTACACTTCTTATCTTGTCGTTTTGTACTGAAGTGTGAAGCTCGTTTAATTCTTAGCTCTATGCGGAAGATTCTTCTGATTTTTTCaacattatttttatgtttgaaaaaaggttttttttttattatgtgcATTTTGTGTCTGTTTCTCCATTAATAAGCAGACACCATTTATGGTTTTTTTCTGATTTTGAGAAAACTGTTTCTGGGTCTTTGTCTTGGTGACTTTGGAACATGAAAGACACGTTTTTGCTTAGGATCAGTATGTGTTGTCTTCATTCATTATTCTAGAAGCATTCCATAACTTttattagagagagagagagagagagagagagagagagagagaactgTGAAGTTTGAAGATCAAGCCAAACTGGGTTGCTTTTCAGTTGCTGGTTCTTTAAGGTTGGTTGGTCTTTGAGCCTTTTCccttttgttattgttattgttcttTGCTTTCATCTCATGCTTGTGGAAATAAAAgtagttttctttttcttccttttttatttattttatattttacttttttttttctgaagattatataaattttgtctTTAGTATAGTTAGATTAGATTTTATGGGGCATGGAGTCTTATATCTTGTTAACTATATTCTGTTTTGTGTTTTACAGTAACACTTTTATAACCTGAACAAGAGACAAGAGTGTTTTAGGGATCATATGATGGTtataattttttagaatatttacatatttaaaaataaaaaaaaaacttttttttttctggtgaTGATTCATTTTACGTATACAACTGTGGATAGAGACTTGTGTCTTTCTTTAGAAGGAAAACCTTTCCTTTTCTCATATTTATGAGGAGAAAATTGGAAGAAACACAGCTAAGCTAAGTTAAGATTTCTACTTAACAGTTGATATGGGTCAAACTCAAAGCCATAACTTTCATGGATGAAAAGTAAAGTTAGAGATATGTTTATTGAACTGACCAATTTATCCCTAGAAGAAAGAATACCAAATTACCAATATTACATTTGTACTTAAAAGGGTACTTTTGGAATTTGACTAAAATATCTGCCGACTGCTTCTTTATTTCATAGCATTATTggtagttaatttaatttttaatttgtaatggatatgatatgatgtatgtatattattatatactatatGGTTGTAATTTTTTAGAGGCTTTAAATGAGGACTTGCTAAAGTAAGAGAAAAGACTAGTGGGACATGTTTAGGTACTTCAGATTTGTTGGCCAAGTCATGTTTTAAGTAAACAAGCTTTGTGTGAATTGAATTGATTATAATATCATATGAGATTCTAGAAATTTGTTGGACCATTTGTTTTATTGTGCTTCACAATTTTTCTATTGGAatcttaatatataatttaaggGTTTTATTTGATGATTGCAACTGCTCCACaacctttttaaaattttccatgTCAATTATTATCAATTTTTCTATTTGCAAATTGCCATCTTTGATCATTTCTTTGATTTCAAGGCTTGATTTTCTTGCAATTTCATTTGTTGTGGTAGTTTCTTTGTGATAATCATCTATTTTGCTTTTACCAAATCAAGATCATGGTGGAAGATGCTGTTGCAGTTGATGCAAGTTGTTCAACAGAAGATTGGTTGTTACATGCAAAGGAACTTGTTCCTATTGCTCTTGATAAAGCAAGAGAGGTTAAAGGTTTTCCTACTAGATGGAAAATGATCATTTCTAGATTAGAACAGATTCCATCCATGTTATCAAATTTATCAAGCCATCCATGTTTCTCAAAGAATGCTCTTTGCAAGGAGCAATTGCAGGCTGTGTCGAATTCCCTCAGAGATGCGATCGAATCAGCTGAATTGTGTTTGAAGGAGAAATATGAAGGTAAGCTTCAGATGCAGAGTGATCTGGATGCATTAATCGGTAAAATGGATTTGAATTTACGAGACTGTGGACTTTTGATCAAAACTGGTATGCTCGGCGAGGCTACTTTGCCGTTGACAGTGGCATCTGTGTCAGGTTCTGTGGAACAATCAGATTCTGCAGCACACAACAACATAAGGGAGTTGCTCGCGCGCCTTCAGATCGGTCACTTAGAAGCGAAACACAAAGCTTTGGACAGTGTTGTTGAAGTTATGAAAGAGGATGAGAAGAATGTTTTGGCTGTTATGAGTAGGAGTAATATTGCTGCACTGGTTCAATTGCTTACAGCAACATCAACAAGGATAAGAGAGAAAACAGTTACTGTTATATGCTCGCTTGCCGAATCGGGTAGCTGCGAGGATTGGTTAGTTTCTGAAGGTGTTCTTCCAGCTCTTATAAGACTTGTTGAATCAGGAAGTGCTGTAGGTAAAGAAAAGGCTGCGATATCGCTTCAGAGGTTATCAATGTCAGCTGAAACATCGCGTGAAATAGTCGGACATGGTGGCGTGTGTCCGCTTGTTGAGCTTTGTCAAACCGGCGATTCCGTTTCGCAGGCTGCAGCAGCTTGTTCATTGAAGAATATTTCAGCTGTTCCTGAGGTGAGACAGGTTTTGGCTGAACAAGGGATTGTTAGGGTTATGATCAATCTGTTAACTTGTGGAATGTTGTTAGGTTCCAAAGAATATGCAGCAGAATGTTTGCAGAATCTCACTGCAAGCAATGAGAGTCTAAAAAGAAGTGTTGTATCCGAAGGCGGTGTTAGGAGTCTTTTAGCTTATCTTGATGGTCCACTTCCTCAAGAATCCGCGGTCGCGGCGTTAAGGAATTTGGTTGGATCGGTTTCTGAGACAACTTTGGTTTCATTAGGATTACTTCCTCGTTTGGTTCATGTTTTGAAATCCGGATCATCAGGAGCACAACAAGCAGCTGCAT
This genomic interval from Trifolium pratense cultivar HEN17-A07 linkage group LG6, ARS_RC_1.1, whole genome shotgun sequence contains the following:
- the LOC123888621 gene encoding outer dynein arm-docking complex subunit 2-like, with amino-acid sequence MVEDAVAVDASCSTEDWLLHAKELVPIALDKAREVKGFPTRWKMIISRLEQIPSMLSNLSSHPCFSKNALCKEQLQAVSNSLRDAIESAELCLKEKYEGKLQMQSDLDALIGKMDLNLRDCGLLIKTGMLGEATLPLTVASVSGSVEQSDSAAHNNIRELLARLQIGHLEAKHKALDSVVEVMKEDEKNVLAVMSRSNIAALVQLLTATSTRIREKTVTVICSLAESGSCEDWLVSEGVLPALIRLVESGSAVGKEKAAISLQRLSMSAETSREIVGHGGVCPLVELCQTGDSVSQAAAACSLKNISAVPEVRQVLAEQGIVRVMINLLTCGMLLGSKEYAAECLQNLTASNESLKRSVVSEGGVRSLLAYLDGPLPQESAVAALRNLVGSVSETTLVSLGLLPRLVHVLKSGSSGAQQAAASAICRVCSSTEMKKLVGEAGCIPLLVKMLEAKPSSAREISAQALASLMTVSYNRREVKKDDKSVPNLVQLLDPSPQNNAKKYAVTCLGLISSSKKCKKLMISYGAIGYLKKLTEMDIPGAQKLHERLERGKLRSLFGKK